The following are from one region of the Roseobacter fucihabitans genome:
- a CDS encoding cupin domain-containing protein, which yields MKITRSGTAQSADGPSAYFTGAVHIAPLLNAPDPSRLRAALVTFEAGARTAWHTHPLGQTLIITSGSGYAQSEAGPVQALHPGDVVWFPPDERHWHGATAEEAMSHIALQEALDGETVAWHELVSDAQYTQEPSRTEK from the coding sequence ATGAAGATAACACGTTCAGGCACCGCACAATCCGCAGACGGGCCATCCGCGTATTTCACCGGCGCGGTGCACATCGCCCCTCTGCTTAATGCACCCGACCCTTCGCGCCTGCGTGCCGCCTTGGTGACTTTCGAGGCCGGAGCACGTACGGCGTGGCATACCCATCCGCTCGGTCAAACACTAATCATCACGTCTGGATCCGGTTACGCTCAAAGCGAAGCTGGACCGGTGCAGGCCCTTCACCCAGGGGATGTTGTATGGTTTCCCCCTGATGAAAGACACTGGCACGGCGCAACCGCCGAGGAAGCTATGAGCCACATCGCTCTTCAGGAAGCGCTCGACGGGGAAACGGTGGCATGGCACGAGCTGGTGAGCGATGCCCAATACACACAAGAGCCCTCGCGCACAGAGAAGTGA
- a CDS encoding beta-ketoacyl-ACP synthase III has protein sequence MYIPAITGTGVFTPPNVISNAELVTAFNAHVDLFNAQNADEIAAGTLEAKAYSSQEFILKASGIHQRYVMDKTGILDPAVMHPLLRQRDDDEPSIMAEMGLNAAQKALDMAGKTARDVGLVICAASNMERAYPAVAIEIQQLLGVEGFAFDMNVACSSATFGIQAAADMVRAGSVKSALIINPEICSAHLEWRDRDCHFIFGDVATATLIERSEDAKRGYFEIKSTRCATEFSNNIRNNNGYLRRSRPAGMADRRDMQFMQNGRKVFKEVLPMVSEHIAAHISDAGVHANQLKRLWLHQANKTMNDFIGRKVLGRTPEPQEQPNILQDYANTSSAGSIIAFSQNSEDFKHGEFGLICSFGAGYSVGSVLLEKHG, from the coding sequence ATGTATATACCCGCCATCACCGGAACTGGCGTTTTCACCCCACCAAACGTGATCAGCAATGCTGAACTGGTGACCGCGTTCAATGCCCATGTGGACCTGTTCAACGCGCAAAACGCAGATGAAATTGCGGCTGGTACGCTGGAAGCGAAGGCGTATTCATCCCAGGAATTCATCCTCAAGGCGTCCGGTATCCACCAGCGATACGTCATGGACAAAACCGGCATCCTCGATCCGGCGGTCATGCACCCGCTGCTGCGTCAACGCGATGATGATGAACCGTCCATCATGGCCGAAATGGGGCTCAACGCGGCGCAAAAGGCGCTCGATATGGCGGGCAAAACCGCGCGCGACGTGGGTCTTGTGATCTGTGCGGCCTCCAACATGGAACGCGCCTACCCGGCAGTCGCCATCGAAATACAGCAATTGTTGGGTGTCGAGGGCTTTGCATTTGACATGAACGTCGCCTGCTCTTCGGCGACCTTCGGCATTCAGGCAGCGGCGGACATGGTGCGCGCAGGCAGCGTCAAGAGCGCTTTGATCATCAACCCAGAGATATGTTCCGCGCATCTGGAATGGCGCGACAGGGATTGCCATTTCATCTTTGGCGATGTTGCGACCGCCACCTTGATCGAGCGCAGCGAAGACGCAAAACGCGGATATTTCGAGATCAAATCCACGCGCTGTGCCACAGAGTTTTCCAATAACATTCGCAACAATAACGGATATTTGCGCCGTTCCCGCCCGGCTGGCATGGCCGACCGACGCGACATGCAATTCATGCAAAACGGGCGCAAGGTTTTCAAGGAAGTCTTGCCCATGGTATCAGAGCATATTGCAGCGCATATCAGCGATGCGGGTGTGCATGCAAATCAGTTGAAGCGCCTATGGCTGCACCAGGCCAACAAGACGATGAATGATTTTATCGGCCGCAAAGTGCTTGGCCGCACGCCCGAACCACAAGAACAACCCAATATTCTGCAAGACTATGCCAATACCTCCTCCGCAGGGTCGATCATCGCGTTCTCCCAGAACTCAGAGGATTTCAAACACGGTGAATTTGGCCTGATCTGTTCCTTTGGCGCGGGCTATTCGGTGGGGTCTGTTTTGTTGGAAAAACACGGCTGA
- the glyA gene encoding serine hydroxymethyltransferase, with product MNAPHRAPGFFTTSLADSDPEIFASITDELGRQRDEIELIASENIVSAAVLEAQGSIMTNKYAEGYPGRRYYGGCQFVDVAEELAIERACKLFECGFANVQPNSGSQANQGVFQALLQPGDTILGMSLDAGGHLTHGAKPNQSGKWFNAVQYGVRREDNLLDYDQVEALAKEHNPKMIIAGGSAIPRQIDFARMREIADMVGAYLHVDMAHFAGLVAAGEHPSPFPHAHVATTTTHKTLRGPRGGMILTNDEALAKKFNSAIFPGIQGGPLMHVIAGKAVAFGEALRPDFKDYIKQVITNAQALSDQLIKGGLDTVTHGTDTHVLLVDLRPKSVKGNATEKALGRAHITCNKNGVPFDPEKPMVTSGIRLGSPAGTTRGFGEPEFRQIADWIIEVVDGLAATGEEGNAAVEAKVKSEVQQMCARFPMYPNL from the coding sequence ATGAACGCCCCGCACCGTGCCCCCGGCTTTTTCACCACATCGCTGGCCGACAGCGACCCGGAAATCTTTGCCTCCATCACCGATGAATTGGGACGCCAGCGCGATGAGATCGAACTGATCGCGTCCGAAAACATCGTGTCGGCGGCCGTGCTGGAAGCCCAAGGCTCCATCATGACCAATAAATACGCCGAAGGATATCCGGGGCGGCGCTATTACGGTGGATGCCAGTTCGTCGACGTGGCCGAAGAGCTCGCGATCGAACGCGCCTGCAAGCTGTTTGAGTGCGGTTTTGCGAATGTCCAACCAAACTCCGGCAGCCAGGCAAACCAGGGCGTATTTCAGGCGCTGTTGCAACCGGGTGATACGATTCTGGGCATGTCCCTGGATGCGGGCGGCCATTTGACCCACGGGGCCAAGCCAAACCAGTCCGGCAAGTGGTTCAACGCGGTGCAATATGGTGTGCGGCGCGAAGACAACCTGTTGGATTACGATCAGGTCGAGGCCCTTGCAAAAGAGCACAATCCCAAGATGATCATCGCAGGCGGTTCTGCCATTCCGCGCCAGATCGATTTCGCCCGGATGCGCGAGATCGCCGATATGGTGGGGGCCTATCTGCATGTGGACATGGCGCATTTTGCGGGTCTTGTCGCGGCAGGGGAACACCCCTCGCCCTTCCCCCACGCACATGTGGCGACGACAACGACCCATAAAACCCTGCGCGGGCCACGCGGTGGAATGATCCTGACGAATGATGAGGCGCTGGCGAAGAAATTCAACTCCGCGATTTTTCCGGGCATTCAGGGTGGACCCTTGATGCATGTCATCGCCGGCAAGGCCGTGGCCTTTGGCGAAGCATTGCGGCCCGACTTCAAGGACTACATCAAACAGGTCATCACCAATGCGCAGGCTCTGAGCGATCAGTTGATCAAGGGCGGTCTCGACACTGTCACACATGGCACGGATACACATGTGCTGCTTGTCGATTTGCGCCCTAAAAGCGTGAAGGGCAACGCGACCGAGAAGGCGCTCGGGCGGGCGCATATCACATGCAACAAGAACGGCGTGCCGTTTGATCCGGAAAAGCCGATGGTGACGTCTGGCATCCGCCTGGGATCGCCCGCCGGCACGACCCGTGGGTTTGGTGAGCCAGAGTTCCGCCAAATCGCCGATTGGATCATCGAAGTCGTCGATGGGCTTGCGGCAACCGGCGAAGAAGGCAACGCAGCGGTTGAGGCCAAGGTCAAGTCAGAGGTACAGCAGATGTGCGCCCGTTTCCCGATGTATCCCAACCTTTAG
- a CDS encoding alpha/beta fold hydrolase — MLSYSEFGAPDAPKLVIVHGLYGSGRNWGVIAKRLCDVARVITVDQRNHGQSAWTKTHTYSDMADDLVELIQHLGGPVDVIGHSMGGKAAMVLAVQNPELIRRLIVGDIAPVPYTHSQMQFITAMRAVDLSNLSRRSDAEAQLGALGVEPALQSFFTQSLDVAERRWRLNLDVLALEMDRILSFPTLSGAFEGPTLFLSGAASDYVTAEHRPAIKSLFPKARFAKLPQAGHWLHAEKPREFEAAVRAFLALQT, encoded by the coding sequence ATGCTCAGCTATTCTGAATTTGGCGCGCCGGACGCCCCCAAACTGGTCATCGTGCATGGTCTTTACGGATCCGGGCGCAATTGGGGCGTGATCGCCAAACGCCTCTGCGATGTCGCGCGCGTTATCACGGTGGATCAGCGCAACCACGGTCAAAGTGCTTGGACCAAAACCCATACCTACAGCGACATGGCGGATGATCTGGTTGAATTGATCCAGCATCTTGGCGGGCCGGTCGATGTGATCGGCCATTCCATGGGGGGTAAGGCCGCAATGGTTCTGGCTGTGCAAAACCCCGAACTAATACGTCGTCTGATCGTGGGCGATATCGCCCCGGTGCCCTATACGCATAGCCAGATGCAATTCATCACGGCAATGCGCGCGGTGGATTTGTCAAACCTGTCCCGCCGGTCGGATGCGGAAGCGCAGCTTGGTGCTTTGGGCGTCGAACCAGCCTTGCAAAGCTTTTTCACCCAATCTCTGGATGTCGCGGAAAGGCGTTGGCGTCTTAACCTTGATGTTCTTGCCCTGGAGATGGACCGCATATTGTCCTTTCCGACCTTGAGCGGCGCGTTCGAAGGCCCAACGCTGTTTTTATCCGGCGCTGCATCCGATTACGTTACGGCTGAACACCGCCCTGCGATCAAGTCGTTGTTTCCAAAGGCGCGTTTTGCCAAACTGCCCCAAGCCGGGCACTGGTTACATGCCGAAAAACCACGGGAATTCGAAGCCGCGGTACGCGCATTTCTGGCTCTGCAAACGTAA
- a CDS encoding thymidine kinase, giving the protein MAKLYWIWSTMGAGKSLNLIQTAFNYEERGMQTLLLTSAIDDRHGKGKITSRLGISRDAEIFSPDKDLYSDHLVPAAQAGMGCVLVDEGQFLSRRNVEDLARAVDTLNLPVMVWGLRTDFLGNLFEGSNALFSLADELREMRTLCHCGKKATMVLRRDANGNAVSEGPQVQIGGNDSYTPLCRKHWAQAIAQSRSSSIT; this is encoded by the coding sequence ATGGCAAAACTGTACTGGATTTGGTCGACGATGGGGGCAGGCAAAAGCCTCAACCTCATCCAAACAGCGTTCAATTACGAAGAACGTGGCATGCAGACGCTGCTTCTGACGTCGGCCATCGATGATCGTCACGGCAAAGGAAAAATCACCTCCCGGCTGGGCATTTCGCGCGATGCAGAGATTTTTTCGCCCGACAAGGATCTCTATAGCGATCATCTTGTTCCGGCGGCTCAAGCAGGCATGGGTTGCGTTCTGGTGGATGAAGGGCAGTTCCTGTCGCGTCGCAACGTCGAAGACCTCGCCAGAGCCGTTGATACGCTGAATTTACCTGTGATGGTTTGGGGTCTGCGGACTGATTTTCTCGGTAACCTGTTCGAAGGCTCCAACGCCCTCTTCTCACTGGCTGACGAGTTGCGTGAAATGCGAACGCTGTGCCACTGCGGAAAAAAGGCGACCATGGTGCTCCGCCGCGATGCAAATGGCAACGCCGTTTCAGAGGGCCCGCAAGTGCAGATCGGCGGCAATGACAGTTACACACCGCTCTGCCGCAAGCATTGGGCTCAGGCCATCGCACAGAGTCGCTCCTCATCAATCACCTGA
- the carB gene encoding carbamoyl-phosphate synthase large subunit, translating to MPKRTDIKSIMIIGAGPIVIGQACEFDYSGAQACKALKEEGYRVILVNSNPATIMTDPGLADATYIEPITPEMVAKIIEKERPDALLPTMGGQTGLNTSLALEEMGVLDKYNVEMIGAKREAIEMAEDRKLFREAMDRLGIENPKATIVTAPKVNGKKDLAAGVAIALEALEEVGLPAIIRPAFTMGGTGGGVAYNRDDYEAICRSGMDASPVGQILVDESLLGWKEFEMEVVRDTADNAIIVCSIENVDPMGVHTGDSITVAPALTLTDKEYQIMRNHSIAVLREIGVETGGSNVQWAINPVDGRMVVIEMNPRVSRSSALASKATGFPIAKIAAKLAVGFTLDELDNDITKVTPASFEPTIDYIVTKIPKFAFEKFPGSEPNLTTAMKSVGEAMAIGRTIHESLQKALASMESGLTGFDEIDIPGVGVDPWGIEGADRAAIIKAISQQTPDRMRTIAQAMRHGMSDADIHGVTMFDPWFLTRIREIIEAERTLRADGLPGTEKALRHLKMMGFTDARLATLTGCDEADVRKARQNLGVTAVFKRIDTCAAEFEAQTPYMYSTYEMPVFGEVECEARPSDRKKVVILGGGPNRIGQGIEFDYCCCHACYALTDAGYETIMVNCNPETVSTDYDTSDRLYFEPLTFEHVMEILRVELENGTLHGVIVQFGGQTPLKIAAALHAEGIPILGTTPDAIDLAEDRERFQQLVQSLGLKQPHNGIAHSDAEALEIAKDIGFPLVIRPSYVLGGRAMEIVRDQASLERYITNAVVVSGDSPVLLDSYLSGAVELDVDALCDGKDVHVAGIMQHIEEAGVHSGDSACSLPPYSLPRDIIAEVEKQTRALALALNVVGLMNIQFAIKDGEVYLIEVNPRASRTVPFVAKATDSAIASIAARIMAGEPLSNFPQRAPYDADAAYADVLPLGDPMTLADPNMPWFSVKEAVLPFARFPGVDTLLGPEMRSTGEVMGWDRDFPRAFLKAQMGAGTILPSEGCAFLSIKDADKTDDMLTAARILLDQGFTLVATSGTASWLKEHDLACGLVNKVYEGRPDVTDMMKDEAIHLVMNTTEGAQAVEDSKSIRSIALYDKIPYFTTAAGSYAAALAIRAQADGDVGVKALQG from the coding sequence ATGCCAAAAAGAACCGATATCAAATCCATCATGATCATTGGTGCGGGCCCCATCGTAATCGGGCAGGCATGCGAATTCGACTACTCCGGTGCGCAGGCGTGCAAGGCGCTGAAGGAGGAGGGCTACCGGGTCATTCTGGTCAATTCCAACCCCGCCACGATCATGACCGACCCCGGTCTCGCCGATGCCACCTATATCGAACCCATTACACCGGAAATGGTCGCCAAGATCATCGAAAAGGAACGCCCCGATGCCTTACTGCCCACCATGGGCGGGCAGACCGGCCTCAATACCTCGCTCGCGCTCGAAGAAATGGGCGTCCTGGACAAATACAACGTCGAGATGATCGGGGCCAAACGCGAAGCCATCGAGATGGCCGAGGACCGCAAGCTGTTCCGCGAAGCCATGGACCGCTTGGGCATTGAAAACCCCAAAGCGACCATCGTTACCGCCCCCAAGGTGAACGGCAAAAAGGACCTCGCCGCCGGTGTGGCCATCGCCCTTGAGGCGCTCGAAGAGGTCGGCCTGCCCGCGATCATCCGCCCCGCCTTTACCATGGGTGGCACGGGCGGCGGTGTCGCCTATAACCGCGATGATTACGAGGCAATCTGCCGCTCGGGCATGGATGCCTCCCCCGTGGGCCAGATCCTGGTGGATGAAAGCCTGCTCGGGTGGAAAGAATTCGAGATGGAGGTCGTGCGCGACACTGCCGATAACGCCATCATTGTCTGTTCCATCGAAAACGTGGACCCGATGGGCGTGCACACCGGGGATTCGATCACCGTGGCCCCCGCGCTGACGCTGACGGATAAAGAATACCAGATCATGCGCAATCACTCCATCGCGGTGCTGCGCGAAATTGGCGTGGAAACCGGTGGGTCGAACGTACAATGGGCGATCAACCCGGTGGATGGCCGCATGGTGGTGATCGAAATGAACCCGCGGGTGTCGCGCTCCTCTGCGCTCGCCTCCAAGGCCACGGGGTTTCCGATTGCCAAGATCGCCGCAAAACTGGCCGTGGGCTTCACGCTGGACGAGCTGGACAATGACATCACCAAGGTCACGCCCGCCAGCTTTGAGCCAACTATCGATTATATCGTCACAAAAATCCCAAAATTCGCCTTTGAAAAATTCCCCGGCTCCGAGCCCAACCTAACCACGGCGATGAAATCGGTGGGCGAGGCCATGGCCATTGGGCGCACGATCCATGAGAGTCTGCAAAAGGCGCTGGCCTCCATGGAATCCGGCCTCACCGGTTTTGACGAAATCGACATCCCCGGCGTTGGCGTTGACCCTTGGGGCATCGAGGGTGCGGATCGCGCCGCCATTATCAAGGCCATCAGCCAGCAAACGCCCGACCGTATGCGCACCATCGCCCAGGCCATGCGCCACGGCATGAGCGACGCCGATATCCACGGCGTGACGATGTTCGACCCGTGGTTCCTCACGCGGATCAGAGAGATCATCGAGGCGGAACGGACCCTGCGCGCAGACGGCCTGCCGGGCACGGAAAAGGCACTGCGTCACCTCAAGATGATGGGCTTTACGGATGCGCGGCTCGCCACCCTGACCGGTTGCGATGAGGCAGATGTGCGCAAGGCGCGTCAGAACCTTGGCGTGACGGCGGTGTTCAAACGCATCGACACCTGTGCCGCCGAATTCGAGGCGCAAACGCCCTATATGTATTCGACCTATGAGATGCCTGTTTTCGGCGAGGTGGAATGCGAAGCCCGCCCATCGGATCGCAAGAAGGTCGTTATCTTGGGCGGCGGTCCGAACCGGATCGGGCAAGGGATCGAGTTTGATTACTGCTGCTGTCATGCGTGCTATGCGCTGACCGATGCGGGTTATGAGACGATCATGGTCAACTGCAACCCTGAGACGGTTTCGACGGATTATGACACATCGGATCGGTTGTATTTCGAGCCGCTGACCTTCGAGCACGTCATGGAAATTCTGCGGGTTGAGCTAGAAAACGGCACGCTGCACGGCGTGATCGTGCAATTCGGCGGTCAGACCCCCCTCAAGATCGCCGCCGCCCTGCACGCCGAAGGCATCCCGATCCTCGGCACCACGCCCGACGCCATCGACCTTGCCGAGGACCGTGAACGGTTTCAACAATTGGTGCAATCCCTCGGCCTCAAACAGCCGCACAACGGGATTGCCCATTCGGACGCCGAGGCGCTGGAAATTGCCAAAGACATCGGTTTCCCGCTGGTGATCCGCCCCTCTTATGTGCTCGGCGGGCGCGCCATGGAGATCGTGCGTGATCAGGCCTCGCTGGAACGCTACATCACCAACGCTGTTGTGGTGTCCGGTGACAGCCCCGTACTGCTCGACAGCTACCTGTCAGGCGCGGTGGAACTCGACGTGGATGCGCTTTGCGATGGCAAGGACGTGCATGTCGCAGGCATCATGCAACATATCGAGGAGGCCGGCGTGCATTCGGGCGACAGCGCCTGCTCCCTGCCGCCCTACTCCCTGCCGCGCGACATCATCGCTGAGGTCGAAAAACAGACCCGTGCTCTGGCGCTCGCGCTCAACGTGGTGGGCCTGATGAACATCCAGTTCGCGATCAAGGACGGCGAGGTTTACCTCATCGAGGTCAACCCCCGCGCCTCGCGCACCGTGCCCTTTGTGGCCAAGGCGACGGATTCGGCCATCGCCTCCATCGCCGCGCGCATCATGGCGGGCGAACCGCTCTCCAACTTCCCGCAACGCGCGCCCTATGACGCGGATGCGGCCTATGCCGACGTGCTGCCGTTGGGCGATCCGATGACGCTGGCCGATCCGAATATGCCGTGGTTCTCGGTCAAGGAAGCGGTGCTGCCCTTTGCGCGCTTCCCCGGTGTGGATACGTTGCTTGGCCCCGAAATGCGCTCCACCGGCGAGGTGATGGGGTGGGACCGCGATTTTCCCCGCGCGTTCCTCAAGGCACAGATGGGGGCTGGGACGATCCTGCCATCTGAGGGCTGTGCGTTTCTGTCGATCAAGGATGCCGACAAGACCGATGACATGCTTACGGCGGCACGTATCCTGCTCGATCAGGGTTTCACATTGGTTGCCACCAGCGGCACCGCCTCCTGGCTCAAGGAACATGATCTGGCCTGTGGCCTGGTGAACAAGGTCTATGAGGGGCGCCCGGACGTCACCGACATGATGAAAGACGAAGCCATCCATCTGGTCATGAACACCACCGAGGGCGCGCAAGCGGTGGAGGACAGCAAATCGATCCGTTCCATCGCGCTTTATGACAAGATCCCCTATTTCACGACCGCCGCTGGCAGCTATGCCGCCGCATTGGCGATCCGAGCACAGGCGGACGGGGACGTCGGCGTGAAGGCCTTGCAGGGGTAA
- a CDS encoding ParB N-terminal domain-containing protein, with protein MLDKQNVAISNVRVPAKRARTLDPGKVQDLAEDIIENGQTTPIQVRKDGTGFILVEGLHRLEAIRALGETEIMAYLVRARLH; from the coding sequence ATGCTGGATAAACAAAATGTCGCCATTTCCAATGTCAGGGTGCCCGCCAAAAGGGCGCGCACATTGGACCCCGGCAAGGTTCAAGACCTGGCTGAGGACATCATCGAGAACGGTCAGACCACGCCGATACAGGTCCGCAAGGACGGTACCGGGTTCATTCTGGTGGAAGGGCTGCACCGGTTGGAAGCCATTCGCGCGTTGGGGGAAACAGAAATCATGGCCTATCTTGTGCGCGCCCGCCTGCATTGA
- the tnpA gene encoding IS200/IS605 family transposase, with the protein MMRYSKSAHTRFYHRFHVVWATKYRYKVLQGPMRERIREIIMQTCAEMGVHIVKGVLGRDHVHMFLSSPPKLSLSKVMQRIKGRSSRRIQMEFPELKKRYWGRRFWARGYFSTTSGNVTDDIITQYLELHSSK; encoded by the coding sequence ATCATGCGTTATTCGAAATCCGCTCACACGCGATTTTACCACAGGTTTCACGTCGTGTGGGCCACAAAATATCGCTACAAGGTTTTGCAAGGGCCGATGCGGGAGCGTATCCGAGAGATTATCATGCAAACCTGTGCTGAAATGGGCGTCCATATTGTGAAAGGCGTGTTGGGTCGCGACCATGTCCATATGTTCCTGTCGAGCCCACCAAAGCTCTCCCTGTCCAAAGTCATGCAGCGCATCAAAGGCCGCTCGTCGCGACGGATACAGATGGAGTTCCCGGAGTTGAAGAAGCGCTACTGGGGGAGGCGGTTCTGGGCCCGGGGATACTTCTCAACCACCTCCGGCAATGTCACCGACGACATCATCACGCAGTATCTGGAATTACATTCCTCCAAATGA
- the tuf gene encoding elongation factor Tu, with protein MAKAKFERTKPHVNIGTIGHVDHGKTTLTAAITKYFGDFQAYDQIDGAPEEKARGITISTAHVEYETEARHYAHVDCPGHADYVKNMITGAAQMDGAILVVNAADGPMPQTREHILLGRQVGIPSMVVYMNKVDQVDDEELLELVEMEIRELLSKYEYPGDDIPVIPGSALAAMNGENPEIGEESIRKLMAAVDEFIPTPERAIDQPFLMPVEDVFSISGRGTVVTGRVERGVINVGDEIEIVGIRDTKKTTCTGVEMFRKLLDRGEAGDNIGALLRGIDREGVERGQVLCKPGSVKPHTKFEAEAYILTKDEGGRHTPFFANYRPQFYFRTTDVTGTVQLAEGTEMVMPGDNVSFGVELIAPIAMEQGLRFAIREGGRTVGAGVVSKITE; from the coding sequence ATGGCAAAGGCAAAGTTTGAACGTACTAAACCGCACGTAAACATTGGCACGATTGGTCACGTTGACCACGGCAAGACGACGTTGACGGCTGCGATCACGAAGTATTTTGGCGATTTTCAGGCCTATGACCAGATTGATGGCGCGCCTGAAGAGAAAGCGCGTGGGATCACGATCTCTACGGCGCACGTCGAATATGAGACCGAAGCGCGCCACTATGCGCATGTCGATTGCCCCGGCCACGCGGATTACGTCAAGAACATGATCACCGGTGCGGCGCAGATGGACGGCGCGATCCTGGTGGTAAACGCGGCTGATGGCCCGATGCCGCAAACGCGCGAGCACATCCTGCTTGGCCGTCAGGTCGGCATTCCTTCGATGGTTGTCTACATGAACAAGGTCGATCAGGTGGATGACGAAGAGTTGCTGGAACTGGTCGAGATGGAAATCCGCGAGCTTCTGAGCAAATACGAATACCCTGGCGATGATATTCCGGTGATCCCCGGCTCCGCGCTGGCGGCGATGAACGGTGAAAACCCAGAGATTGGCGAAGAATCCATTCGCAAGCTGATGGCGGCCGTGGATGAGTTCATCCCGACGCCTGAGCGGGCGATTGACCAGCCGTTTTTGATGCCTGTGGAAGACGTGTTCTCGATCTCCGGTCGCGGTACGGTTGTGACCGGTCGTGTTGAGCGTGGCGTGATCAATGTGGGCGATGAGATTGAAATCGTTGGCATTCGTGACACCAAGAAGACTACCTGCACGGGCGTTGAAATGTTCCGCAAGCTGCTGGATCGTGGTGAAGCGGGCGACAACATCGGCGCATTGCTGCGCGGTATCGACCGTGAAGGCGTTGAGCGTGGCCAGGTGCTGTGCAAGCCCGGTTCCGTGAAACCACACACCAAGTTCGAGGCCGAAGCCTATATCCTGACCAAGGATGAGGGGGGCCGTCACACGCCGTTTTTCGCGAATTACCGCCCGCAGTTTTACTTCCGTACGACGGATGTGACGGGCACGGTTCAGTTGGCTGAAGGCACCGAAATGGTGATGCCGGGCGACAACGTGAGCTTTGGCGTCGAGCTGATCGCACCGATCGCGATGGAGCAGGGCCTGCGTTTCGCGATCCGCGAAGGTGGCCGCACCGTCGGCGCGGGTGTGGTAAGCAAAATTACTGAGTGA
- a CDS encoding NAD kinase, with product MPLKIAFTASRAEVAQTARAALITRYGNAPLEDADAIVALGGDGFMLQTLHDVQKLATPVYGMNRGTIGFLMNTYSETDLLDRLEAAEEAEINPLSMTATCADGSTTKALAINEVSLLRAGPQAAKLKITVDGRLRMQELVCDGALVCTPAGSTAYNYSAHGPIIPIGSEVLALTAMSAFRPRRWRGALLPKKAVVRFDVLEPEKRPVMAEADANSVMGVISVEIRSDTQTVHRILFDPGHGLEERLISEQFT from the coding sequence ATGCCCCTCAAGATCGCCTTTACCGCCAGCCGAGCGGAGGTTGCACAAACTGCGCGGGCTGCGTTGATCACCCGATATGGAAATGCGCCTCTGGAAGATGCGGATGCCATTGTCGCGCTAGGCGGGGACGGCTTCATGCTGCAAACGTTGCATGATGTGCAAAAACTGGCGACGCCGGTTTATGGTATGAACCGCGGCACCATCGGCTTTTTGATGAACACCTACTCTGAAACCGATCTGCTGGACCGGTTGGAGGCGGCGGAGGAAGCCGAGATCAACCCACTCAGCATGACCGCGACCTGCGCGGATGGCTCGACCACCAAGGCGCTTGCGATCAATGAGGTCTCTTTGTTGCGCGCCGGGCCACAGGCGGCGAAACTGAAGATCACCGTGGATGGACGGTTGCGCATGCAGGAATTGGTCTGTGACGGCGCGCTGGTGTGCACGCCCGCAGGCTCCACCGCCTATAATTACTCAGCGCATGGCCCGATTATTCCCATCGGTTCGGAAGTGCTGGCGCTCACGGCCATGAGCGCTTTTCGCCCGCGACGCTGGCGTGGGGCATTGCTGCCCAAAAAGGCGGTGGTACGCTTTGATGTGCTGGAACCGGAAAAACGACCGGTGATGGCGGAGGCGGATGCGAATTCGGTCATGGGGGTCATCAGTGTCGAAATCCGATCCGATACGCAGACCGTGCACCGTATCCTGTTTGATCCCGGTCATGGTCTTGAAGAGCGCCTGATCAGCGAGCAATTCACATGA